The DNA window AGCCGTGGCACTTCTGGATCGCGCCGATCCTGGCCCTCGGCGCGTTCCTGATCGTGATCGCGCTGCTCGTCGGGTACTACGTGCGCGTCCTGGGTCCCAAGTACCGCGGTCGCTGACGGAGCGAGCGTGCAGGCCGGCGGCACCGTGACCGACGCGGCCGGTCCCGCGACGCGGGCGGCGCCCGAGCCCGTCGACTGGAAGCTCGCCGCGCAGGTCGCGAGGCGCTTCGCCGGACGGGAGCGGTTCGCGACGTCGTATCTCGGGTCGTCGCTCGAGCGCGACTTCGCCGAGGTGACCGCCGAGGCCGAGGCGCTCGTCGCCGAGTTCACCGGGCTGCACAGCCCCGGCCGCGCCGCGGGGACCGTCCTCGATCGCGTCGGCTGGGTCGACGCGAACGTCACGTCGATGCAGCACATGCTGCGGCCGTTCACGGACCGCGTCGCCGAGCGGGTGGCGCGCAGCCCCGTCGCGCCGATCGGACGTCGGGTCGCGGGTGCCGAGATGGGCGCGCTGCTCGGCTACCTCGCGCAGCGCGTCCTCGGGCAGTACGACCTGCTCGTCCCGGACGACCCGGCCGAGACGGGCGCGATCCCGACCGACGCGGTCTACTACGTCGGCCCGAACGTGCTCGGCCTCGAGAAGCGGTTCGCCTTCCGGCCGCGCGACTTCCGGCTGTGGATCGCGCTCCACGAGCTGACGCACCGCGCCCAGTTCACCGGCGTGCCGTGGCTGCGCGGCTACTTCCTCTCGCTCGTCGAGCGTTCGCTCGGCATGGTCGACCCGGACCCCCGCCGGCTCGTGCAGGCGCTGACGCGTGCGGCCGACGAGCTGCGCCGCGGTCGCAACCCGCTCGACGAGGGGGGTCTCGTCGGTCTGCTCGCGACGCCGGAGCAGCGCGGCCTGCTGTCGCAGGTCCAGGCGCTCATGTCGCTGCTCGAGGGACACGGGAACGTCGTCATGAACCACCTCGGGCGGCGTCACGTAGCCGGGCAGGAGCGCATGGCGCGCGTGCTCCAGGCCCGTCGCGAGGCGCGGGGGCTGTCCGCGCAGCTGCAGAAGCTCCTCGGGCTCGAGATGAAGATGCGCCAGTACGAGGTGGGCGAGGCGTTCGTCGAGGCGGTCGAGCGCGAGGCGGGGCTGCGCGCGATCGACGCCGCCTGGCGCGCGCCCGAGGCGCTCCCGACGATGGAGGAGCTGTCCGAGCCGAGCCGGTGGCTCGCACGGGTCGGCGCGTGACGGTCGCGTCGACCGATCGGCTCGCGCGCGCGCTCGATGGTTGGCGTGCGCGCCTGCGCGGCCTCGACGAGCTCGCCGCGCCGGTCGTCGTCGCGTGCTCGGGCGGCGCGGACTCGCTCGCGCTGCTCGCGCTCGCGTCGGTCGCGGGGCTGCAACCGGTCGCGGTGCACGTCGACCACGGGCTACGTGACGGGAGCGCGCACGAGTACACGCGTGTCGCGCAGCTCGCCGCGCGTCTCGGCGTTCCCGCGCGCACCACGCGCGTCGCACTCGCGCCAGGACCGAACCTCGAGGCGCGCGCGCGCGCGTCGCGCTACGCGGCGTTGCGGGACGCTCGTGACGAGCTCCGCGCGAGCGCGATCCTCGTCGGGCACACCGCGGACGACCAGGCCGAGACCGTGCTGCTGAACCTCTTGCGCGGCTCCGGTCCGGCCGGGCTCGCCGGCATGGCGGTGCGGGCCGGCGACGTCGTGCGCCCGTTGCTGGGGCTCCGGCGCGCGGACACCGTCGAGATCTGCGCGCGTCTCGGCGTCGCGCCGCTGCACGATCCGATGAACGACGACGTCGCCTTCCGGCGGGTCTGGGTGCGCCGCGAGCTCATCCCGTTCCTCGAACGTGGCGCGCGCCGCGATCTCGTGCCCGTGCTCGCCCGTCAGGCTGACGTCATCGGTGACGAGTCGCGCTGGCTCGACGAGCTCGCGGCGGCCGCGTGGCCCGGGCCGGACGACGACGACGAGCCACCCGCGCACACGCTGCTCGCGCTGCCGCTCCCGTTGCAGCGCCGCGCCGTGCGCGCGTGGCTCGGGAGTCCACCGCCGTCGCACGCCGAGGTCGAGCGCGTGCTCGCGGTCGCGCGTTGCGAGCGGCGCGCGGCGGAGCTGACGGGAGGCCGCCGTGTCGCGCGCACGGCGGGACGGTTGCGTCTCGGGCCGCGCGCACACCACGATGCCGGCGATGCGTGATTCGTCGTTCATGCGTCGTTCGCCGGGCTCGTGGACGGTCGAGCGACGCATGAACACGGTGGGAGGTCGAGCGTGACCATGTCGGACCCGAACGTCGGACGGGTCGTCGTCGACGCCGACGAGCTTCAGGAGCGCGTCACCGCGCTCGGCAAGGACATCACCGCGGACTACGCCGACCGCCCACCGCTCCTCGTCGGCGTGCTGAAGGGCGCGTTCATGTTCATGAGCGACCTCGCCCGCGCGATCGACCTGCCCGTCGAGTTCGACTTCATGGCGGTGTCGTCGTACGGCTCGGCGACCCGCACGAGTGGGGTCGTGCGGATCATCAAGGACCTCGACCTCGACCTCACCGACCGGCACGTCCTCATCGTGGAGGACATCGTCGACTCGGGGCTGACACTCGCCTACCTGCGGAAGAACCTGGCCGCGCGCAATCCCGCCTCCGTCGAGGTCTGCGCGCTGCTCCTCAAGGAGGGTCTCCAGAAGGTCGATCCCGACCTCCGGTATGTCGGCTTCCGCATCCCACCCGCCTTCGTGGTGGGCTACGGCCTCGACGTGGGCGAGCGCTACCGCAACCTGCCGTTCATCGCCGAGTACGCCGGGGTGCTGCCGGGCTGAAGCCGAGCGATCGCCCGCAGGGCGTGCGGTTAGGCTGATGCGTCCCTTCCGTCCCGCGAGGTGGGCGAACCCGTGACCAAGCTGCGCCGCAGCATCTTCGTGTGGCTGCTTCTCGCCGCGCTCGCCGTCTTCTTCGCGGTGCAGCTGCTGACGCGCGGCGAGCCGCGCGAGCAGCTCAGCATCAAGTCGTACGAGGACCGGCTGAGCGTGCACGACGTCGCGTCCGCGACGCTCTACGACCGCGACCACGAGATCAAGGGCAAGCTCGCGGACGGCACGCAGTACGAGGTCCGCTTCCCCGACCGCTACACCGACACGATCACGTCGAAGACGGTCGCGGCGGACGTCTCGCTGAAGACCGACGCGCAGAAGACCAACCCGTGGCTGTCGGTGCTCATCAGCGCGCTGCCCTTCGTGCTCATCGTCGGCATCGTCCTGCTGTTCATGAACCAGATGCAGGGCGGCGGCAGTCGCGTGATGAGCTTCGGCAAGTCGCGCGCGAAGGTCGTCTCGAAGGACCAGCCCCAGACGACGTTCGCCGACGTCGCCGGGCTCGACGAGGCCGTCGAGGAGCTGCAGGAGATCAAGGAGTTCCTCGAGTCGCCGCAGCGGTTCCAGGAGATGGGTGCCAAGATCCCGAAGGGCGTCCTCCTGTACGGCCCGCCCGGGACGGGCAAGACGCTGCTCGCCAAGGCCGTCGCCGGCGAGGCTGGTGTGCCGTTCTTCTCGATCAGCGGCTCCGACTTCGTCGAGATGTTCGTCGGCGTCGGCGCGTCGCGCGTGCGTGACCTGTTCGAGCAGGCGAAGGCGGCCGCGCCCGCGATCGTCTTCGTCGACGAGATCGACGCCGTCGGCCGTCAGCGCGGTGCCGGCCTCGGCGGCGGTCACGACGAGCGCGAGCAGACGCTCAACCAGCTCCTCGTCGAGATGGACGGCTTCGACATGAAGCAGGGCGTGATCCTGCTGGCGTCGACGAACCGTCCCGACATCCTCGACCCCGCGCTGCTGCGCCCGGGCCGGTTCGACCGCCAGATCGTCGTCGACCGTCCCGACCTCGAGGGCCGCAAGGCGATCCTCGCGGTGCACGCGCGCGGCAAGCCGATCGCGGAGGGCGTCGACCTCGACGTCATCGCGCGCCGCACGCCCGGCTTCACCGGCGCCGACCTCTCGAACCTGATGAACGAGGCCGCGCTGCTGTCTGCCCGTCACCACCTGAAGCTGATCGGCCTCCCGCAGCTCGAGGAGGCGATCGACCGCGTGATGGCCGGACCCGAGCGCAAGAGCCGGCTCATCTCCGACAAGGAGAAGCGGGTCATCGCGTTCCACGAGGCCGGCCACGCGCTCGTCAGCCACGCGCTCCCGAACACCGACCCGGTGCACAAGGTGTCGATCATCCCGCGCGGTCGCGCGCTCGGGTACACGCTCACGCTGCCGGTCGAGGACAAGTTCCTCGTGCGCCGGAGCGAGCTCGTCGACGAGCTCGCGATGCTGCTCGGCGGGCGCACCGCGGAGGAGCTCGTGTTCGAGGACCCGACGACGGGCGCGCAGAACGACATCGAGCGCGCGACGACCGTCGCGCGCCAGATGGTCACCGAGTACGGGATGAGCGAGACCCTGGGCCCGATGCGCTTCGGTCACCCGCACGGCGAGGTGTTCCTCGGCCGCGACCTCCAGTCGACGCCCGACTACTCGGACGAGGTCGCCGCCCACATCGACGTCGAGGTCCGCAGGCTCGTCGACGGCGCGCACGCAGTCGCGCGGGACATCCTCGAGACGAACCGTCACGTGCTCGATACGCTGGCCGACGCGCTCATCGAGCACGAGACGCTCGAGGCCGAGCGGGTGCAGGAGATCCTCGCGGCGACGACGCCGTGGACCGGCACGCGCGGCGACGAGCTCGGCGCCGGCCGCCCGTCGGCCGTTGCCGCGAGCGACGCGGCCCCATCCCCTCGGCGGACCACGTCGTAGTCTCGGGCAGCATGTCCGAGACGAACCCCGTCCATCCGCTGCCCGAGCGGCGCGGTGTCGACAAGCCGCGCATCGAGCGAGCCGTCCGGGAGATCCTCTACGCCATCGGTGAGGATCCCGACCGTGACGGCTTGGAGCGGACGCCGGCCCGGGTCGCCGAGATGTACGCCGAGCTGTTCGCCGGCCTGCACGACGACCCGTCCCGTCATCTCCAGGTGTCGTTCGAGGCCAACCACGACGAGATGGTGATGGTGCGCGACATCCGCGTCGAGTCGCTGTGCGAGCACCACCTGATCCCCTTCGCGGGGCACGCGCACGTCGCGTACATCCCGGGGGACGACGGCCGCATCACCGGGCTGTCCAAGCTCGCCCGCCTGGTCGAGGGGTACGCGCGGCGGCCACAGGTGCAGGAGCGGTTGACCACCCAGGTCGCCGACGCGCTCATGGACGTGCTGAAGCCGGCCGGTGTGTTCGTCGTCATCGAGGCCGAGCACCTGTGCATGTCGATGCGCGGGGTGAAGAAGCCGGGCTCGCTCACGGTCACGTCCGCGGTCCGCGGGCTGTTCAAGGACAACCCCGCCACCCGCGCGGAGGCGATGTCCTTCATCAACCAGACCGGTCGGGCGTGAGCTTGACTGAAGCGTGAGTCGGTCCAGGACCGATCTCTCGCTCACTGAAGCGTCACCGACAGCGCGGCCGTCGCGGTTCTGACGGCTTCCTGACGGAAGTCGCGGGCCGGTCGGCCGCTACGCTGCTCGCCGATGTTCGCCTGGGAGTCGGTGCTCGGCCGTGCGCGTCCGGCCGTCATGGGCATCGTGAACGTCACCCCCGACTCCTTCTCCGACGGCGGGAAGTGGCTCGCCCACGACGCCGCGATCGCCCACGGGCTCGATCTCGCGGCCCAGGGCGCCGACATCCTCGACGTCGGCGGTGAGTCGAGCCGCCCGGGCGCGGCGCCGGTGGACGCCGAGGAGGAGCTCCGACGGGTCCTCCCGGTGGTGCGGGCCCTCGCCGCGGACGCCGGCGTGCCCGTCAGCATCGACACGGTCAAGGCGTCGGTCGCCCAGGCCGCGGTCGACGTCGGCGCCACCATCGTC is part of the Acidimicrobiia bacterium genome and encodes:
- the hpt gene encoding hypoxanthine phosphoribosyltransferase — protein: MSDPNVGRVVVDADELQERVTALGKDITADYADRPPLLVGVLKGAFMFMSDLARAIDLPVEFDFMAVSSYGSATRTSGVVRIIKDLDLDLTDRHVLIVEDIVDSGLTLAYLRKNLAARNPASVEVCALLLKEGLQKVDPDLRYVGFRIPPAFVVGYGLDVGERYRNLPFIAEYAGVLPG
- a CDS encoding zinc-dependent metalloprotease — its product is MQAGGTVTDAAGPATRAAPEPVDWKLAAQVARRFAGRERFATSYLGSSLERDFAEVTAEAEALVAEFTGLHSPGRAAGTVLDRVGWVDANVTSMQHMLRPFTDRVAERVARSPVAPIGRRVAGAEMGALLGYLAQRVLGQYDLLVPDDPAETGAIPTDAVYYVGPNVLGLEKRFAFRPRDFRLWIALHELTHRAQFTGVPWLRGYFLSLVERSLGMVDPDPRRLVQALTRAADELRRGRNPLDEGGLVGLLATPEQRGLLSQVQALMSLLEGHGNVVMNHLGRRHVAGQERMARVLQARREARGLSAQLQKLLGLEMKMRQYEVGEAFVEAVEREAGLRAIDAAWRAPEALPTMEELSEPSRWLARVGA
- the tilS gene encoding tRNA lysidine(34) synthetase TilS, producing the protein MTVASTDRLARALDGWRARLRGLDELAAPVVVACSGGADSLALLALASVAGLQPVAVHVDHGLRDGSAHEYTRVAQLAARLGVPARTTRVALAPGPNLEARARASRYAALRDARDELRASAILVGHTADDQAETVLLNLLRGSGPAGLAGMAVRAGDVVRPLLGLRRADTVEICARLGVAPLHDPMNDDVAFRRVWVRRELIPFLERGARRDLVPVLARQADVIGDESRWLDELAAAAWPGPDDDDEPPAHTLLALPLPLQRRAVRAWLGSPPPSHAEVERVLAVARCERRAAELTGGRRVARTAGRLRLGPRAHHDAGDA
- the ftsH gene encoding ATP-dependent zinc metalloprotease FtsH, with translation MTKLRRSIFVWLLLAALAVFFAVQLLTRGEPREQLSIKSYEDRLSVHDVASATLYDRDHEIKGKLADGTQYEVRFPDRYTDTITSKTVAADVSLKTDAQKTNPWLSVLISALPFVLIVGIVLLFMNQMQGGGSRVMSFGKSRAKVVSKDQPQTTFADVAGLDEAVEELQEIKEFLESPQRFQEMGAKIPKGVLLYGPPGTGKTLLAKAVAGEAGVPFFSISGSDFVEMFVGVGASRVRDLFEQAKAAAPAIVFVDEIDAVGRQRGAGLGGGHDEREQTLNQLLVEMDGFDMKQGVILLASTNRPDILDPALLRPGRFDRQIVVDRPDLEGRKAILAVHARGKPIAEGVDLDVIARRTPGFTGADLSNLMNEAALLSARHHLKLIGLPQLEEAIDRVMAGPERKSRLISDKEKRVIAFHEAGHALVSHALPNTDPVHKVSIIPRGRALGYTLTLPVEDKFLVRRSELVDELAMLLGGRTAEELVFEDPTTGAQNDIERATTVARQMVTEYGMSETLGPMRFGHPHGEVFLGRDLQSTPDYSDEVAAHIDVEVRRLVDGAHAVARDILETNRHVLDTLADALIEHETLEAERVQEILAATTPWTGTRGDELGAGRPSAVAASDAAPSPRRTTS
- the folE gene encoding GTP cyclohydrolase I FolE, translated to MSETNPVHPLPERRGVDKPRIERAVREILYAIGEDPDRDGLERTPARVAEMYAELFAGLHDDPSRHLQVSFEANHDEMVMVRDIRVESLCEHHLIPFAGHAHVAYIPGDDGRITGLSKLARLVEGYARRPQVQERLTTQVADALMDVLKPAGVFVVIEAEHLCMSMRGVKKPGSLTVTSAVRGLFKDNPATRAEAMSFINQTGRA